CGGCGACAAGGACCTAAAAGCAATCTCACTGACCTGCGGTCTTTACCTCTACGAACACGAGAACGGTAAAAGACGTGGGACGGCCTTCTATCTTCTTAAGAGGGAGGACTGAGCGATGAGAGCGCTAAAACGCAGAAGGGCCTTCACCCTGGTTGAACTGATAATCGGCATGGTGATGATGGTGATCGTCATGGGCGGCATCATTACCGGGCTCAGTATGGGGCTGCGCCTCTACACGCGCGCGGAGGCCAACGGCAAGGTGACGAACGGGGCAAGATTCACCGCCGCCTCCTTCAAACATAAGATATGGCCGATGATGAGCCGGGCCTCGATCGTCGAGATACTTCCGAACCTCCCGGATGTAGCCGTCAGCGACTCCGAGGACTGCTACGTCTACCTCGACGAATCGGAGCAGTGCGTTAAATACAGGATAGGCGACAGGGACGAACCACTGACCGGCTCCGAATTCATCACCTCGCTCGATTTCAGCGTCCCCACCGCCTCCGAAGACCGGGCGGAAAACTTCATCCTCAGAATGCGCGTGGAGGCGCAGGCTCCCAGAATCAAGTCTGCCCACGTAACGCTGGACATCGATTCGGCGCTTATCAACAGGCCAGCGAAGAGAGGCTCCGAGACGGAGGCCGCCGCCTACCGCGGCCCGGTGCTCCACTTCAACATCTTCGACTTCCGTGAACTGCAGCTGTACCCCATTCCGGGAGAAGGCCGGCCGCTGCAAAACGAGGAAACGGTGGAAAAGGACAGCGTGATCCAGCTCCGTTACAACATTATCGTCCCCTCCGGCAACAAGGACGCGACGAAGACACTCTACTACATAAGTTCGGAGAGCAAGGCCTCGCTGAAAAAGAGCACCGGCTACTGGGAAGACGACAACTACGACGACAAACACCCTGATTACCACAACGAAAAGACTAGGGGCAACTACTGCTGGCCGCTGGTGATAAAGTCCGGCAACGTCTATTACCTCGCGGGCGACCAGTATAAAAAGGCCTCAGGCAAAGAGGATGAATTTCTCAAGATACCGACCTCCGGCACCTTCTATGTCTACACCGGCAACAATCTCGATTCTGATTTTGACGGCGAGGGAAAATTGAAGAAAGATAGTATGACAAGTGTAGAAAGGTTCGGCTCCTTCGGCTACCTCCGCGCCTGGGTAGTTCCGGCCTACAGCGACGCCGACGACGGCGGCGGCTTCGTGCGCCCCAAAGGATACGAGCAGTGGAGCGTACGCGTGAGGATACTACAATCAAATCCCGACGGGCAGACCTGGTTCCGTAGGTTTACGCAGCATCAGGTGGACCTCATACCCAATAAGATACATCTGGACAGTACCGACAGTAATTTCAGCGCCGTCGGCTACATCAACCCGGAAACCGGCGAATACCGCGTAAAAATGGAGTACCACGCTGGAAACAACCATATACAGATAGGGGGCGCCCTGCTACCCGAAGATATCGGCGACGCGAGGAAATATGACAAAGAGATATTTGACGGTGTAAGCTACACAAACATTACCAACTATTCTATCATCGTGGACGCGGAGGTGGGAACTACGACGGCGGGGCTCGCGCTGCTCCTCAACGGCTACAGGAATAATGGCGCTACCAGCGGCTATTGCCTCTACTACGATCCTGGCGCTAACGGCTATCCGATACGACTGCAAAATACTTCTGGTAATGTCGGCGGCTATCAACGATACGGCGTTCAGGAGATCGACTCCCCTATAGAATCGGTCATAAATAATACCACAGCCATTGGATCGATTTCTGGAGGCTCAGGCGGGACCTTTTACAATAATTATTACAACCCGCAGTATGTAAATACCGCGCTGCAAAACAACATCTTCAAGGCAAAAGAGTCAAAAGAAACAGACTTACGAGGAACTAGGGGCGACTTCACGGATGAATGCAAAGAGATGCAGCCTCGCCGCCGATATATGGTAACTATCCTTGAATACCACACCGGCGATAAGGAAAACCCGCAGCTGCTCGTACGCATGAGGCTGCTGAAAAACCTCAGCAAGGTCATGGAGGAATCCAAGAAATCTGAAAGGGAACTGCGCGCTGAGGACCCCTTCCTCTGCGGGCCGAGGTTCTACTATTCAGAACCGGCGTGGTACGGGAGTTTTGTCGGGCAGAAGCCAAAGGTAGAGACTATAAAGAATTGGTATGGGAAAATAACAGATTATCTATACACCTTTAAAGCCAAAAGATATGGCGCGGATACCGGGGATGTTGAGAGAACGGTCAGCACCAGCGAAAATAATTCTGGTTATTACGATTCAGGAAGCAATTTTTACGCGCTGCAGACTCCTGACCATAACGACGGCAACTCCCGTTATAAAAAAGGCTTCTCTCGCGGCGGCAAAACTTTCAACGGCGGCGTATATAAGGCGCAGAACCTCGACCCCCGCAAAGAGCTTGGCACCACCAATGGCGGTAAGGATAAGCTGGGGATACTGACTCCGGACCGCTACCGCTGGATCGGCCTCGCGATCTGGGGCGGACAGCTGGGAAATAGAAGCAGCGTAGAGATCTACGACATGACGATCGCCCCCGGATTCGACGCGGGAGAGCTGCGGTCGATAATGGAAAGCGGCGCGCAGGTATTCGGCATGGATAAGACAAACGGCAGTTTTCCGACCGTTTTCGCCGAATATTCGGCGGACAGGGATACCGCTGTTAAGTGGAACCGTGAGCTCTTCGGCATATCAAGCGACGGTAACGGGAACCAGGCGCACGGCAACGCCTATGCCGGACGTTTCAAAAACGCGCAAAATGAAACGCAGCCCTGCGTAATGTCCCTTCAGCACGTCTCGTCAGGCTACAGCGCATCCTGCGGCTGTCCGATGTGTATAGCCTACGGAAAATATAACAACAAATAACCGGAGCTTCCCGCTCCTCATAACGAAAAACGGAGGCCGCCCTTTAGGGCCGCCTCCGTTAATTTTATCAATGGGCAGATATTTTTTACCCTACACGGCGTAGGCTTCGGGGTCGTCCTGCGGCTCCTGTCCGATGTTCACGAGGGTCTCCTTCGCGAACTTGTTGGGCAGGAAGTCCTTAGCCACCTGCGGGAAGAGGATATAGGAGAGCACGTCCTCCGGCTGCGTGCACCACACGCCGATCTCTTTTTTCGCCTGCTCGATCTCGGGGGCGATCTTCTCGCCGGGGCGGCAGGTTATCGGCTCCTCGTCCCCGAGGACCAGCTTCTGTATCTCGGGATCCACGGGGGCGGGCGTCTTTCCGTAGTAACCGCGGAAATACTGGCGCACCTCGTTCGGCACCATCTTCCAGCGCTGGCCGGAGATGACGTTCATCGCCGCCTGGGTGCCGACGATCTGGCTTGTCGGCGTGACGAGCGGCGGATAGCCCATCTCCTTGCGCACGCGCGGCACCTCTTCCATGACCTCCTTGAATTTTTCAAGGCAGCCGCCCTCTTTGAGCTGGCTCTGGAGGTTGGAATACATACCGCCGGGTATCTGATAGAGAAGGATATTGACGTTGACTCCGCTCACTCCCATTATCAGGTCCTTATATTTTTCATGAAGCATCTGATAGTGCTTCGCGACCGGCAGCAGCTTTTCAAGCGAAAGCCCCGTATCGAGCGGGCCGCCGGCAAGCGCCGCGACCATCGTCTCCGTCGCGGGCTGGCTTGTGCCCATCGCGAAGGGCGAGATCGCGCAGTCGACGACGTCCGCGCCGGCCTCAAGCGCCGCCATGTAGCTCATCGACGCCATGCCGCTCGTGTAATGGCTGTGTATCTGCACCGGCAGACTGACCTTTTTCTTGATCGCCTTTACAAGCGCCGAGGCCGCGACGGGCGAGAGAAGCCCCGCCATATCCTTGATGCAGATGGAATCGGCTCCCATGTCGGCCATGTCGCGCGCCTGCTTCGCAAAAAGGTCAAGCGTATGCACCGGCGAGATCGTATAAGAGATCGTCATCTGAAGCTCGCCGCCCTCTTTCTTGACGGCCTCGGCGGCGATCGACATGTTGCGCAGGTCGTTCAGCGCGTCGAATACACGGATGATGTCTATACCATTGCCGATGGCGCGCTTAACGAACTCGCGCACCACCTCGTCCGAGTAATGGCGGTAGCCGACGATATTCTGACCGCGCAGAAGCATCTGGGTCTTGGTCTTTTTCAGGCGCTTCTTTATCTGGCGCAGCCTGTCCCACGGGTCTTCGTTGAGAAAGCGCATCGCCGAGTCGAAGGTCGCGCCGC
The DNA window shown above is from Cloacibacillus sp. and carries:
- a CDS encoding prepilin-type N-terminal cleavage/methylation domain-containing protein, with amino-acid sequence MRALKRRRAFTLVELIIGMVMMVIVMGGIITGLSMGLRLYTRAEANGKVTNGARFTAASFKHKIWPMMSRASIVEILPNLPDVAVSDSEDCYVYLDESEQCVKYRIGDRDEPLTGSEFITSLDFSVPTASEDRAENFILRMRVEAQAPRIKSAHVTLDIDSALINRPAKRGSETEAAAYRGPVLHFNIFDFRELQLYPIPGEGRPLQNEETVEKDSVIQLRYNIIVPSGNKDATKTLYYISSESKASLKKSTGYWEDDNYDDKHPDYHNEKTRGNYCWPLVIKSGNVYYLAGDQYKKASGKEDEFLKIPTSGTFYVYTGNNLDSDFDGEGKLKKDSMTSVERFGSFGYLRAWVVPAYSDADDGGGFVRPKGYEQWSVRVRILQSNPDGQTWFRRFTQHQVDLIPNKIHLDSTDSNFSAVGYINPETGEYRVKMEYHAGNNHIQIGGALLPEDIGDARKYDKEIFDGVSYTNITNYSIIVDAEVGTTTAGLALLLNGYRNNGATSGYCLYYDPGANGYPIRLQNTSGNVGGYQRYGVQEIDSPIESVINNTTAIGSISGGSGGTFYNNYYNPQYVNTALQNNIFKAKESKETDLRGTRGDFTDECKEMQPRRRYMVTILEYHTGDKENPQLLVRMRLLKNLSKVMEESKKSERELRAEDPFLCGPRFYYSEPAWYGSFVGQKPKVETIKNWYGKITDYLYTFKAKRYGADTGDVERTVSTSENNSGYYDSGSNFYALQTPDHNDGNSRYKKGFSRGGKTFNGGVYKAQNLDPRKELGTTNGGKDKLGILTPDRYRWIGLAIWGGQLGNRSSVEIYDMTIAPGFDAGELRSIMESGAQVFGMDKTNGSFPTVFAEYSADRDTAVKWNRELFGISSDGNGNQAHGNAYAGRFKNAQNETQPCVMSLQHVSSGYSASCGCPMCIAYGKYNNK
- a CDS encoding pyruvate carboxylase subunit B → MSEIEIKKEIKDCNGKVIATKVTTGAASAAPASEPAAKAEQITVTENKKTEAPAAKAKPRVGIMETAFRDAHQSIMATRLRTDDMLPICEAMDEVGYHSIEMWGGATFDSAMRFLNEDPWDRLRQIKKRLKKTKTQMLLRGQNIVGYRHYSDEVVREFVKRAIGNGIDIIRVFDALNDLRNMSIAAEAVKKEGGELQMTISYTISPVHTLDLFAKQARDMADMGADSICIKDMAGLLSPVAASALVKAIKKKVSLPVQIHSHYTSGMASMSYMAALEAGADVVDCAISPFAMGTSQPATETMVAALAGGPLDTGLSLEKLLPVAKHYQMLHEKYKDLIMGVSGVNVNILLYQIPGGMYSNLQSQLKEGGCLEKFKEVMEEVPRVRKEMGYPPLVTPTSQIVGTQAAMNVISGQRWKMVPNEVRQYFRGYYGKTPAPVDPEIQKLVLGDEEPITCRPGEKIAPEIEQAKKEIGVWCTQPEDVLSYILFPQVAKDFLPNKFAKETLVNIGQEPQDDPEAYAV